A part of Haliotis asinina isolate JCU_RB_2024 chromosome 10, JCU_Hal_asi_v2, whole genome shotgun sequence genomic DNA contains:
- the LOC137298575 gene encoding uncharacterized protein, with protein MVFDVLEAKAMKEETAEPVNKSLSSEILDRAEVAIIKHAQRQHFPEEMKRTEPKKNVSTRLRQLNPVLIEGILRIGGRLSQAEISFDAKHPVILPKKSHVTTLIIRDIHNRVGHLGKNVMQCFIRNTGFYMQVH; from the coding sequence ATGGTTTTCGACGTTCTAGAAGCAAAGGCCATGAAGGAAGAAACAGCTGAACCTGTGAACAAGTCTTTATCATCAGAAATACTAGACAGAGCAGAAGTTGCCATAATCAAACATGCCCAGCGCCAACACTTTCCGGAAGAAATGAAACGTACTGAACCCAAGAAAAATGTTTCTACAAGACTCAGACAGTTGAATCCTGTTCTGATAGAAGGAATACTGAGAATTGGTGGCCGCCTCTCACAGGCTGAAATCTCTTTTGACGCAAAACATCCAGTCATTCTGCCAAAGAAATCTCACGTGACAACACTTATAATACGAGATATCCATAACCGGGTTGGCCATCTTGGAAAGAATGTCATGCAATGCTTCATCAGAAATACTGGATTCTACATGCAAGTACACTGA